One window of Actinomycetes bacterium genomic DNA carries:
- a CDS encoding competence/damage-inducible protein A, protein MRVEVVAIGTELLLGQIQDTNSAWIGEELALVGLDSHFQTKVGDNQYRIVEALTQALDRSDAVICCGGLGPTQDDLTRSAIAELMGVALETDEEMEERIISMFMGRTRRMPDNNLRQAQRPVGATFIAEQPGTAPGLVCPLQWPRDGADTVEKVIYAVPGVPWEMQEMMLGTVLSDLQRRAGIEAVIRSRTLRTWGESESGLAELLAERIYELDRAGNPTIAFLASGMEGLKVRITAKCATQAEADEMLAEEEERLRALLGPLVFGVDDDTMESVVLDMLRSHGLTLATAESVTGGMVGSRICDVPGASDVYLGGVVAYAPEVKQQSLGVPEGPVISEDAAKAMALGVRERLGADVALAATGVAGPDESEGQPPGTVCLAVVIGDPDDRGVVETMEVRLPGRRKQVREFTVITLLGLLRRRLVDWAG, encoded by the coding sequence ATGCGCGTCGAAGTGGTGGCAATAGGCACCGAGTTGTTGCTGGGGCAGATTCAGGACACCAACTCGGCCTGGATCGGTGAGGAGTTGGCCCTCGTGGGTCTCGACTCTCACTTCCAGACCAAGGTCGGTGACAACCAGTACCGGATCGTCGAGGCCCTTACCCAGGCCCTCGATCGCAGCGACGCGGTCATCTGCTGTGGCGGACTCGGCCCCACACAGGACGACCTGACCCGCAGCGCCATTGCCGAGCTGATGGGCGTGGCCCTCGAGACCGACGAGGAGATGGAGGAGCGGATCATCTCCATGTTCATGGGTCGCACGCGGCGTATGCCCGACAACAACCTGCGACAGGCACAGCGGCCGGTCGGGGCCACGTTCATCGCGGAGCAGCCTGGAACGGCTCCCGGTCTCGTGTGTCCGCTCCAGTGGCCCCGCGACGGTGCCGACACCGTCGAGAAGGTCATCTACGCGGTGCCCGGGGTGCCCTGGGAAATGCAGGAGATGATGCTCGGCACCGTGTTGTCGGATCTGCAGCGCCGCGCAGGGATCGAAGCGGTCATCCGCTCCAGGACCCTGCGCACCTGGGGCGAGTCGGAATCCGGCCTCGCAGAGCTGTTGGCCGAGCGGATCTACGAACTCGACCGCGCAGGCAACCCCACGATCGCGTTCCTGGCCTCGGGAATGGAGGGGCTGAAGGTGCGCATCACCGCCAAGTGCGCCACCCAGGCCGAGGCCGATGAGATGCTCGCCGAGGAAGAGGAGCGGCTGCGTGCACTTCTCGGTCCACTTGTGTTCGGCGTTGACGACGACACGATGGAATCCGTCGTGCTCGACATGTTGCGCAGCCACGGGCTCACACTCGCGACGGCGGAGTCGGTCACCGGGGGCATGGTTGGATCGCGCATATGCGATGTGCCGGGTGCGAGCGATGTGTACCTGGGCGGCGTGGTCGCCTATGCGCCGGAGGTCAAGCAGCAGTCGCTCGGCGTGCCGGAGGGACCGGTCATCAGCGAGGATGCAGCGAAGGCCATGGCGCTCGGGGTGCGGGAGCGGCTGGGCGCGGATGTGGCGCTCGCGGCAACGGGCGTCGCCGGCCCCGACGAGTCCGAGGGCCAACCTCCCGGCACGGTGTGCCTGGCCGTCGTGATCGGCGATCCCGACGACAGGGGAGTGGTGGAGACCATGGAGGTGCGCCTGCCGGGCCGCCGCAAGCAGGTGCGGGAGTTCACGGTCATCACCCTGCTGGGTCTGTTGCGGCGAAGGCTCGTGGACTGGGCCGGATGA
- a CDS encoding RDD family protein yields the protein MKRAGHGQAISQQGHYAGAVSRLAAFVLDQTVATAAFSLGTAAVAWSVSLVTNHEFDVELTGILSLIAYSIWLFLYYSYPWAMSGKTLGMAVLGIRVVTAEGASIGGRTAATRTIALPLTFLTLGIGFLPILFGRDRRAMHDHIAGTAVVYAWDARAARWRFLAQRSSEEPADDAVATH from the coding sequence GTGAAACGAGCGGGGCACGGCCAGGCAATCAGCCAGCAGGGGCACTACGCCGGGGCCGTGTCGCGGCTGGCGGCGTTCGTGCTCGACCAGACCGTGGCCACTGCAGCCTTCTCGCTGGGCACAGCAGCGGTGGCCTGGAGCGTCAGCCTGGTGACCAACCACGAGTTCGATGTCGAGCTCACGGGGATCCTGTCGCTGATCGCGTACTCGATCTGGCTGTTCCTGTACTACTCATACCCATGGGCGATGAGTGGCAAGACCCTCGGCATGGCTGTGCTCGGAATCCGCGTGGTCACGGCCGAGGGTGCCTCGATCGGCGGGCGGACCGCTGCCACGCGCACGATCGCACTCCCGCTCACCTTCCTGACCCTCGGAATCGGATTCCTGCCGATCCTGTTCGGCCGCGATCGCCGTGCCATGCACGACCACATTGCGGGCACGGCAGTGGTGTACGCGTGGGACGCCCGGGCGGCGCGGTGGCGCTTCCTCGCCCAGCGCTCCTCGGAGGAGCCGGCCGACGACGCCGTCGCCACCCACTAG
- a CDS encoding aquaporin family protein, with amino-acid sequence MTGPTPLRSLGRPLLAEFVGTASLLIAVVGSGIMAGQLSSDVGLQLLENAIATGAALAALILAFGSVSGAHFNPVVSIADAWFGGITLKVAALYIVVQVVGAIAGVVVANLMFELDAVSWSTNDRIGSGTFLAEVVATVGLVVVIFGTVRSGRVALVPFAVAAYITGAYWFTASTSFANPAVTLGRMFSDTFAGIAPASVPGFLVAQLVGLGIAILFVGYLYPDAADVAADVIQPHDEVA; translated from the coding sequence ATGACAGGCCCAACGCCCCTGCGGTCCCTGGGACGTCCGCTCCTGGCCGAGTTCGTCGGCACGGCGTCGTTGCTCATTGCAGTGGTCGGCTCGGGGATCATGGCCGGGCAGCTCTCCTCCGACGTGGGGTTGCAGCTGCTCGAGAACGCGATCGCGACCGGCGCGGCACTGGCTGCACTGATCCTTGCGTTTGGTTCCGTGTCGGGCGCCCACTTCAACCCGGTCGTGAGCATCGCCGACGCCTGGTTCGGCGGGATCACCCTGAAGGTTGCGGCCCTCTACATCGTGGTGCAGGTAGTCGGCGCCATCGCCGGCGTGGTCGTCGCGAACCTCATGTTCGAACTCGATGCGGTGTCGTGGTCGACGAATGACCGCATCGGCAGCGGAACCTTCCTCGCTGAAGTCGTGGCCACCGTGGGTCTGGTTGTCGTGATCTTCGGCACGGTCCGCTCGGGGCGGGTCGCACTGGTGCCCTTCGCCGTGGCCGCCTACATCACGGGCGCCTACTGGTTCACGGCCTCAACCAGCTTCGCCAACCCGGCGGTGACTCTGGGGCGCATGTTCTCCGACACGTTCGCCGGAATCGCTCCGGCGTCGGTTCCCGGTTTCCTAGTCGCCCAACTCGTTGGTCTGGGAATCGCAATCCTCTTCGTGGGCTATCTGTACCCGGATGCTGCGGATGTGGCCGCCGATGTCATCCAGCCCCACGACGAAGTGGCCTGA
- a CDS encoding arsenate reductase ArsC: MAIEPVRSQSDRPTVLFLCVHNAGRSQMAAGFTIDMGADSIDVLSAGSNPGEALNPMAVQAMSEVGIDISGRVPQRWTSDMLQMVDVVVSMGCGDDCPVVPGTRRVDWDLADPAGQPIEVVREVRDEIRDHVAALLGELGVEVPAGRR, encoded by the coding sequence ATGGCCATCGAACCAGTCCGCTCCCAATCCGACCGCCCAACCGTGCTCTTCCTGTGTGTGCACAACGCCGGTCGGTCCCAGATGGCTGCCGGGTTCACGATCGACATGGGTGCCGACTCGATTGACGTGCTGAGCGCCGGGTCCAACCCCGGAGAGGCCCTGAACCCGATGGCCGTCCAGGCGATGTCAGAGGTCGGAATCGACATCTCGGGGCGCGTACCGCAGCGCTGGACCTCGGACATGCTCCAGATGGTCGACGTGGTGGTGTCCATGGGGTGCGGCGACGACTGCCCGGTGGTGCCCGGCACACGGCGGGTTGACTGGGACCTGGCAGACCCGGCGGGCCAGCCGATCGAGGTGGTCCGCGAAGTGCGCGACGAGATCCGGGACCACGTGGCCGCGCTCCTGGGCGAACTCGGTGTCGAAGTCCCTGCCGGCCGACGATGA
- a CDS encoding CDP-alcohol phosphatidyltransferase family protein has translation MTQADSDKTFGPSAVLTPANVITLVRLLLSPLVFWAIIAKGSGWLLFAGWVAITASDSLDGWLARKQGTTRSGAFLDPLADKVLALGGLWAVVIAEWTQSGANAPKVTYWFIPVLLITLREALISGFRSFWARRGLAVQASNIAKAKTFLQFSSVSLVVWPWTNPYPWMATVCLWLAVAVAWVSAAQYIHAGSRATSMGEGAR, from the coding sequence ATGACCCAGGCGGACTCCGACAAGACCTTCGGACCCTCGGCGGTGCTCACGCCCGCAAACGTGATCACCCTCGTGCGCCTGTTGCTGTCGCCGCTGGTGTTCTGGGCGATCATCGCCAAGGGATCAGGCTGGCTGCTGTTCGCGGGATGGGTCGCCATCACCGCCTCTGACAGCCTCGACGGCTGGCTGGCCCGCAAGCAGGGGACGACCCGTTCGGGCGCGTTCCTCGACCCATTGGCTGACAAGGTGCTGGCCCTCGGTGGCCTGTGGGCGGTGGTGATCGCGGAGTGGACCCAGAGCGGGGCCAACGCCCCGAAGGTGACCTACTGGTTCATTCCGGTGCTCCTGATCACGCTGCGCGAAGCGTTGATATCCGGCTTCCGGTCATTCTGGGCGCGGCGCGGTCTCGCCGTGCAGGCGTCCAACATCGCCAAGGCGAAGACCTTCTTGCAGTTCAGCTCGGTGTCGCTTGTGGTGTGGCCATGGACCAACCCCTATCCGTGGATGGCGACCGTGTGCCTGTGGCTCGCCGTGGCCGTGGCCTGGGTGAGCGCGGCGCAGTACATCCACGCCGGCTCGCGGGCGACGTCGATGGGTGAGGGTGCTCGCTGA
- the rimO gene encoding 30S ribosomal protein S12 methylthiotransferase RimO: MPRTFWLETLGCPKNQVDSDKIRAHMAADGLSPAQDPAGADVVVVNTCAFVEEAREESVATILELHEQRTDDSQLVVTGCMAQRYGDELAEALPEADAVVEFGQPVSLRASRGGRELDISPADGVPGFDLLNLPRPAAQRPWAYVKAAEGCDKACGLCAIPSFRGPQVSRGIDSILEEVEQLQVREVVLVAQDLGAFGRDQNTGQRRIVELVSEVAVRVDWVRLLYLFPSELTDELIEVVASSPVPYFDLSLQHVSAPLVRAMRRPGNASSYLERIERIRELAPDAALRSNFIVGYPGETEADHDALLDFVQRARLDWCGFFSYSEEAGTHAAGLEPKVDGGLVAERLAEVRELQDRITADARDALVGTEVTVLVDEARRARSHREAPEIDGIISVPESLAVGEFHRVVVTSAAGPDLVADSVQQAGAKAAP; this comes from the coding sequence GTGCCGCGCACGTTCTGGCTCGAGACACTCGGGTGCCCGAAGAATCAGGTCGACTCCGACAAGATCCGCGCGCACATGGCCGCTGACGGCCTGTCGCCGGCGCAAGACCCTGCGGGCGCGGATGTGGTCGTGGTCAACACGTGCGCCTTCGTGGAAGAGGCCCGCGAGGAGTCGGTGGCGACGATCCTCGAACTGCACGAACAGCGCACCGACGACTCCCAGCTCGTGGTGACGGGTTGCATGGCCCAGCGGTACGGCGATGAGCTGGCCGAGGCGCTGCCGGAGGCCGATGCGGTCGTTGAGTTCGGCCAGCCAGTCTCCTTGCGTGCGTCGAGGGGAGGTCGCGAGCTCGACATCTCCCCGGCAGATGGGGTTCCTGGCTTTGACCTGCTCAACCTCCCCCGGCCGGCGGCGCAGCGGCCCTGGGCATACGTGAAGGCCGCCGAGGGCTGTGACAAGGCGTGCGGGCTCTGTGCGATCCCGAGCTTTCGGGGACCGCAGGTGAGCCGCGGCATCGACTCGATACTCGAGGAGGTGGAGCAGCTGCAGGTGCGCGAGGTGGTGCTGGTGGCACAGGACCTGGGCGCGTTCGGCCGCGACCAGAACACGGGGCAGCGCCGGATCGTCGAGTTGGTCAGCGAGGTGGCTGTCCGGGTCGACTGGGTACGCCTGTTGTACCTGTTCCCCTCGGAGCTCACAGACGAGTTGATCGAGGTGGTCGCCTCGTCGCCCGTGCCCTACTTCGACCTGTCCCTACAGCACGTTTCGGCCCCCCTGGTGAGGGCCATGCGGCGGCCGGGCAACGCCAGTTCGTACCTGGAGCGCATCGAGAGGATCCGCGAGCTCGCCCCCGACGCAGCGCTGCGCTCCAACTTCATCGTCGGCTACCCGGGTGAGACCGAGGCCGACCACGACGCACTGCTCGACTTCGTGCAGCGTGCGCGCCTCGACTGGTGCGGGTTCTTCTCCTACTCCGAGGAGGCCGGCACACACGCAGCCGGCCTGGAGCCGAAGGTCGACGGCGGTCTTGTGGCAGAGCGTCTCGCAGAGGTGCGTGAACTACAGGATCGAATCACCGCGGACGCCCGCGACGCGCTGGTGGGCACCGAGGTGACCGTGTTGGTCGATGAGGCCCGTCGTGCGCGTTCGCACCGCGAGGCCCCCGAGATCGACGGCATCATCTCCGTGCCCGAGTCGCTGGCGGTGGGGGAGTTCCACCGTGTCGTGGTGACTTCGGCTGCGGGTCCTGACCTCGTGGCGGACTCGGTGCAACAGGCTGGGGCGAAGGCGGCGCCATGA
- a CDS encoding SMP-30/gluconolactonase/LRE family protein — MDFSSVEFSDVADGLRFPEGPVAMQDGSVLVVEIDRGTLSRVQPDGTVEVVADCGGGPNAAAVGPDGDVWITNNGGCFEFHDLGGIIVPGEVPDSYEGGSIQRVDLSSGEVSTIYTECDGRPLRAPNDLVMDGHGGFWFTDHGLRLERTTDRTAVYYALCDGSAITEVIFPLASPNGIGLSPAGDRVYVAETHTGRLFAWDVPEPGVAVGSGLMPPNGELVYAAPDEDLFDSLAVDGDGNVCVATLGNGGISVAAADHSFAVHIPTGDPVTTNICFGGDDLRAAFVTASATGRLLKAVWPVAGLRLAHTA, encoded by the coding sequence ATGGACTTCTCCTCAGTCGAGTTCAGTGATGTTGCCGACGGGCTGCGGTTCCCCGAGGGTCCGGTGGCGATGCAGGACGGCTCCGTGCTGGTGGTCGAGATTGACCGGGGCACCCTGTCGCGCGTGCAGCCTGACGGCACCGTCGAGGTGGTTGCCGACTGCGGCGGTGGGCCCAACGCAGCGGCCGTGGGTCCCGACGGTGATGTGTGGATCACCAACAACGGTGGTTGCTTCGAGTTCCACGACCTGGGCGGGATCATCGTGCCCGGCGAGGTGCCCGACAGCTACGAGGGCGGTTCCATCCAGCGCGTGGACCTGTCGAGCGGTGAGGTGAGCACCATCTACACCGAGTGCGACGGCCGTCCGCTGCGCGCCCCCAATGACCTCGTGATGGATGGCCACGGCGGGTTCTGGTTCACCGACCACGGGCTACGCCTCGAGCGCACCACCGACCGCACCGCGGTCTACTACGCCCTGTGTGACGGGTCGGCGATCACCGAGGTCATCTTTCCGTTGGCCTCGCCCAACGGCATCGGCCTGAGCCCGGCCGGCGACCGGGTGTACGTCGCGGAGACCCACACCGGGCGACTGTTTGCATGGGACGTGCCCGAGCCCGGCGTGGCCGTGGGGTCCGGGTTGATGCCGCCCAATGGCGAACTCGTCTACGCCGCACCCGACGAGGACCTGTTCGACAGCCTGGCGGTCGACGGTGATGGCAATGTGTGCGTCGCCACGCTGGGCAACGGTGGCATCTCCGTCGCTGCTGCCGACCACAGCTTCGCCGTGCACATCCCCACTGGTGACCCGGTGACCACCAACATCTGTTTCGGTGGCGACGACCTGCGCGCGGCATTTGTCACGGCATCGGCCACGGGCCGCCTCCTGAAGGCGGTGTGGCCCGTGGCAGGGCTGAGGCTCGCTCACACCGCCTGA
- a CDS encoding TIGR03619 family F420-dependent LLM class oxidoreductase encodes MAVETPLKVRIGFGLGTRSRAADDGALGELVDALEDGGWDSLWFSEQLGGPAPDPLVAMAWLAGRTRRLKFGTAVGVVPGRNPVVLAKQMATLDRLSDGRFLPALGLGAVRPIEQAAFGVQRAERAPWFDEALGLMRRLWTEDDVTHDGERFSVSALTVGPKPVQEPLEVWLGGRAPSELRRVGRLGDGWLPSFCTPSDVARGWELVTQTAAEHERRIDPQHLGALVPYSHGPLDDAYRAAIEKFRPDVDVDEVIPAGAGALRDLLQSFIAVGASKFVLVPVAEPTVGAWSDEIAALSGAVMDLQT; translated from the coding sequence ATGGCAGTCGAGACTCCGCTCAAGGTGCGCATCGGGTTCGGACTCGGAACACGCAGCCGGGCAGCGGACGACGGTGCACTCGGCGAGTTGGTCGATGCGCTCGAAGATGGCGGCTGGGACTCGTTGTGGTTCTCCGAGCAGCTCGGTGGACCTGCTCCCGACCCGCTCGTCGCGATGGCCTGGCTGGCCGGCAGGACGCGGCGGCTGAAGTTCGGCACCGCCGTCGGAGTGGTACCGGGCCGCAATCCGGTTGTGCTTGCCAAGCAGATGGCGACCCTCGACCGGTTGTCCGATGGACGCTTCCTGCCGGCGCTGGGGCTCGGCGCGGTGCGACCGATAGAGCAGGCGGCCTTCGGAGTGCAACGCGCGGAGCGCGCCCCGTGGTTCGACGAGGCGCTCGGTCTGATGCGGCGGCTGTGGACCGAGGACGACGTGACCCATGACGGCGAGAGATTCTCGGTCAGCGCCCTGACGGTCGGGCCCAAGCCCGTTCAGGAGCCCCTCGAGGTCTGGCTGGGCGGACGTGCGCCGTCAGAGTTGCGCCGGGTCGGCCGCCTGGGCGACGGCTGGTTGCCGTCGTTCTGCACGCCGAGCGATGTGGCCCGTGGCTGGGAGCTGGTGACCCAGACCGCTGCAGAGCACGAACGCAGGATCGACCCCCAACACCTCGGCGCCCTCGTGCCCTACTCCCATGGTCCTCTCGACGACGCCTACCGCGCCGCCATCGAGAAATTCCGACCCGATGTTGATGTCGATGAAGTGATCCCCGCAGGCGCCGGCGCCCTGCGTGACCTGTTGCAGTCGTTCATTGCTGTGGGGGCCTCGAAGTTCGTGTTGGTGCCCGTTGCGGAGCCGACGGTCGGAGCGTGGTCCGACGAGATCGCGGCGCTCTCGGGAGCTGTCATGGACCTCCAGACCTGA
- a CDS encoding YccF domain-containing protein produces MRTIGNIIWFLLSGLWMAIAWAFWGLLCCITIIGIPFGIQCFKLAGFMLWPFGRTVVKDPNASSLGILGNILWFIPGLILAISHFISGVALCITIIGIPFGIQNFKFMPLALFPFGKTVVDQHSVQYAEQAYAVGQLGS; encoded by the coding sequence GTGCGCACGATCGGCAACATCATCTGGTTCCTGCTCAGCGGTCTCTGGATGGCCATCGCGTGGGCCTTCTGGGGTCTGTTGTGCTGCATCACGATCATCGGGATCCCGTTCGGCATCCAGTGCTTCAAGCTGGCCGGATTCATGCTCTGGCCGTTCGGCCGGACCGTGGTCAAGGATCCCAATGCGTCGAGCCTCGGCATCCTCGGCAACATCTTGTGGTTCATACCCGGGCTGATCCTGGCCATCAGCCACTTCATCTCGGGCGTGGCCCTCTGCATCACGATCATCGGGATCCCCTTCGGAATCCAGAACTTCAAGTTCATGCCTCTGGCGCTGTTCCCCTTCGGCAAGACAGTGGTGGACCAGCACAGCGTGCAGTACGCAGAACAGGCCTACGCGGTTGGCCAACTCGGGAGCTGA
- a CDS encoding DNA translocase FtsK: MATSQSSRKKKAPARGKGSAGGSGRARKPASKGSTRSKGSGSGGGGPFSGDSPLRLLFDGRGHDVWGLVLIALGAISALGIWFSSGAVVGRLADTAAGSLVGLARVLVPIGLVVGGALLIRGPRQPPQGQDEDPEGAAAGDPTLEMGPGPARMAAVVAGSLLAAVVVMGFAHLFAANGATIDADGVDAYRDAGGLAGAGLAASLEGVIGAWGTGVVLFALAVLALSLISGWSLAQMARWIGTHTGPGLKRAGRWLGGLFQLDPGDRQPGDEDLGDRPSLYDQDADMAAVADEAAGPPKESRKRSRKRKAKPTEAEEVGEATQLDLDLAAGNSPWRLPSGDLLGLSGKTKIDEKAIEKRGRVLESALADHGVETRLIGQTAGPTVTRYELELGTGVKVSKVTSLHKDIAYAMASPDVRILAPIPGRQAIGVEVPNSDRQIVAVGDILASPEAKRASHPLEVAVGRDINGRAVMMNLATMPHLLIAGQTGAGKSSCINSIITSVMMRSTPEQVRMILVDPKRVELTQYDRIPHLLTQVVANPKKAANALAWAVKEMERRYDLLSEAGVRDITGYNGAVDRGDLSQALGEEREFSRLPFILVVVDELSDLMMVAPRDVEDAICRIAQMARAVGIHLVIATQRPSVNVITGVIKANIPARLAFAVSSSTDSKVILDQPGAERLVGQGDMLLLGPASSAPQRIQGAWVEEAEVRDVVSHWRELAPEVEEHYVEGVATESDAGGGGANGSAAGSGEDDELLSQAMELVVRSSLGSTSMLQRKLKVGFARAGRLMDLLEQRGVVGPSEGSKAREVMMTVEEFENLVESGEL, from the coding sequence GTGGCGACGTCCCAGTCATCCCGAAAGAAGAAGGCACCCGCTCGTGGCAAGGGCTCGGCGGGCGGCTCCGGGCGCGCCCGCAAGCCCGCCTCGAAGGGCTCGACCCGATCCAAGGGCTCAGGTTCCGGGGGTGGCGGTCCCTTCTCCGGCGACTCGCCGCTGAGGTTGCTGTTCGACGGTCGCGGCCACGACGTGTGGGGCCTGGTGCTCATTGCGCTGGGTGCGATCTCGGCACTCGGGATCTGGTTCTCGTCCGGAGCGGTCGTGGGCCGCCTGGCCGACACCGCAGCAGGATCCCTGGTCGGCCTGGCGAGGGTGCTCGTACCGATCGGGCTGGTCGTTGGTGGCGCCCTGCTGATCCGCGGGCCCCGCCAGCCCCCCCAAGGCCAGGACGAAGACCCCGAAGGGGCGGCCGCGGGCGATCCCACCCTCGAGATGGGCCCCGGCCCGGCACGGATGGCCGCGGTGGTTGCGGGCTCGCTGCTCGCTGCGGTCGTGGTGATGGGCTTCGCCCACCTGTTCGCAGCCAACGGTGCGACCATCGATGCCGACGGCGTCGACGCCTACCGTGATGCCGGTGGCCTCGCAGGTGCCGGCCTGGCTGCCTCCCTCGAAGGGGTGATCGGTGCGTGGGGAACCGGCGTGGTGTTGTTTGCGCTCGCTGTTCTGGCGCTGAGCCTCATCTCGGGTTGGTCGCTGGCGCAGATGGCCCGATGGATCGGCACCCACACCGGCCCCGGGCTCAAGCGCGCAGGCAGGTGGCTGGGCGGCCTCTTCCAACTCGATCCGGGCGACCGGCAGCCGGGCGATGAAGACCTGGGCGACCGGCCGAGCCTCTATGACCAGGACGCCGACATGGCCGCGGTGGCTGACGAGGCGGCCGGGCCCCCCAAGGAGTCACGGAAGCGCTCCCGTAAGCGAAAGGCGAAGCCCACGGAGGCCGAAGAGGTCGGCGAGGCCACCCAGCTCGACCTCGACCTTGCCGCAGGCAACTCTCCCTGGCGCCTGCCATCGGGCGACCTGTTGGGGTTGAGCGGCAAGACGAAGATCGACGAGAAGGCGATCGAGAAACGCGGTCGCGTGCTCGAGTCGGCGCTGGCGGACCATGGCGTCGAGACGCGCCTCATCGGGCAGACCGCCGGACCAACCGTTACCCGCTACGAACTCGAACTCGGCACCGGTGTGAAGGTGTCCAAGGTGACGTCGCTCCACAAGGACATCGCCTACGCGATGGCATCTCCCGACGTGAGGATCCTCGCTCCGATCCCGGGCCGGCAGGCGATCGGCGTGGAGGTGCCGAACTCCGACCGCCAGATCGTGGCCGTGGGCGACATCCTCGCCTCACCCGAGGCAAAGCGTGCCAGCCACCCCTTGGAAGTGGCAGTGGGGCGGGACATCAACGGCAGGGCCGTGATGATGAACCTCGCCACCATGCCGCACCTGCTGATCGCAGGTCAGACCGGCGCGGGCAAGTCGAGCTGCATCAACTCGATCATCACGTCGGTGATGATGAGGTCCACCCCCGAACAGGTCCGCATGATCCTCGTCGATCCGAAGCGGGTGGAGCTCACGCAGTACGACCGGATTCCGCACCTGCTCACCCAGGTCGTGGCCAACCCGAAGAAGGCCGCGAACGCGCTGGCATGGGCGGTGAAGGAGATGGAGCGCCGCTACGACCTGCTCTCCGAGGCCGGCGTCCGAGACATCACGGGCTACAACGGGGCGGTGGACCGAGGCGACCTTAGCCAGGCGCTCGGCGAAGAACGGGAGTTCTCGCGGTTGCCCTTCATCCTGGTGGTGGTCGACGAGTTGTCGGACCTGATGATGGTGGCTCCACGCGACGTCGAGGACGCCATCTGCCGCATCGCGCAGATGGCACGTGCAGTCGGTATCCACCTCGTCATCGCCACCCAGCGGCCGTCGGTGAATGTGATCACCGGTGTCATCAAGGCCAACATCCCGGCCCGCCTCGCGTTCGCTGTGTCGTCCTCGACCGATTCCAAGGTGATCCTCGACCAGCCCGGTGCGGAGCGATTGGTCGGCCAGGGCGACATGCTGCTGCTCGGCCCCGCCTCGTCCGCGCCCCAGCGCATCCAGGGAGCCTGGGTCGAAGAGGCCGAGGTGCGTGATGTGGTGTCGCACTGGCGTGAGCTCGCGCCCGAGGTCGAGGAGCACTACGTCGAGGGCGTCGCCACCGAGTCGGATGCCGGCGGTGGGGGAGCCAACGGCTCAGCCGCGGGTTCCGGCGAGGACGACGAGCTGCTCAGTCAGGCGATGGAGCTCGTGGTGCGCAGTTCGCTCGGGTCCACATCGATGCTCCAGCGCAAGCTCAAGGTCGGCTTCGCCCGGGCGGGCAGATTGATGGACCTGCTCGAACAGAGAGGCGTTGTCGGGCCGTCGGAGGGATCGAAGGCGCGCGAGGTAATGATGACCGTCGAGGAGTTCGAGAACCTCGTGGAGTCCGGGGAGTTGTGA